The Geobacillus genomosp. 3 genome segment GATACCTAGGGTTGGAACGACCCGAAGTCACGCTCAGGGAGACGAAAGGTTGTTTTCGTCGTGGAACTGAGAAGCCCCCACTTCAAGCGTTCGCTAAGTGGTGAGTAGTTCACAAACTAACCGTCCCTCATGTATTTAAAATTTCAACAATTTCTTTCGCTGACTCGCTCTTGATAACTTTTCGTACAATAGACTTGTCCTCCAATATGGCAATCAACTTTTGATACATTCTATCCAAATCCCCTGTAGGTCCTTTTTTAATATTCAACAGACAAACAAGTTGAACCTTGTGTTTACCATGCCACTCAATCGGGCGTTTTAAAGTACATACGGTCCAAAATGTTTCCTCCGTTTCAGGTGTCAGGGGGTGAGGAATAGCGACTAGGTTTCCAAAATTCGTAGGGGCTATTGATTCCCTTTCCAAAACTAAGTTAACGTAACCTTTTGAAACAAGACCTTGTTTATATAGCTCATTACACATAAAATTGATAACGCTTTCTTTGTCTCTGAAGTCTTTTTGGACAAAGACTCTCGATTCGTCCAAGTATTTTTCTTTTTCATCAGATTTCATAGGGGACAGTTTTTTTCGAATATTATTGATATCCTCCTCATCTAGGAACGTATTAACCACTTGAACAGGAACGCCTATATCGTCATTGATAGGGATAGTACTAATCACAAAATCAATAGAGGATAAGTCATAGTCTCTTAATTGATAATAGTTGGTTGAAGCAACAACTTCGATTTCCTCTTTAAATGCGTTTTGCAAACGGTAAAGGAGTAGTTTCGCACTGCCAACGCCGGAGGCACACACAATGATAACCCGTTTTGCTTTTTTTTGCCTCGTTTTTAGCCGTTCTAAAGCAACACCTATATGCAATGCAATATATGCAATCTCATGCTCCCCAACTTCCATGCCCAAGTGGTTCTCAATACACTTGCTGGCAATGACAGCTCCTTCAAATGCACTAGGGTATCTTGTTTTAATTTCATTTAACAACGGATTTCTAATATTCATATTGTACCGCAACCGGTTCATTGCGGGTCGGATATGCAAAGTTAACGCTTGAATAAATTCCGTATCCTCATAAAAATCCCAATTTAACTCCGTTTTCAATCGTTTCAACATACACTGAATAATCGTACCTAACTCATCGAATTCACTAAATCTGTTTAACGTTTCCTTGTGTATTAACTTTGTTCCTAATAAGTGGACAATGATATAATCAATCTCTGATCGTGGAAAGGTTAAACTGGTAAATTCCTCTACTCCTTTGACAATTTCCTCAGCTACAATTTTTTCAAGTGGGTGCTTTCCCGTTACATCTGGGTCAAGATTTTCAATGACAAAACCCTCTTTGATTCGCTTGCATGCGATGGCAATATGAGTAGCTAAATTTTCAAGGGCAATATCTGATATTTCAATCTTATACTCGTTTACTTTTTTTATAATAATTTCCTTTATCTTTCTAAACAGTCTTTGATCTAAAACTGTAAATGATGAAAAATCAACATTTAGATCGTTGTTTCGGCTTAGAATATAATTGGAGAAACATAGCCTTTTCATATACTCTTCGCCTTCGACTATTGTTCCATAATGAGGGCGAGTTACTAATTTGAGTTTGTATTTTTCTAATATTTCACGTACAGTCTTTAAGTCGCTTTGAATGGTCGGTTTGGAAACAAACAATTCATCCTCTAAATGTTCCAGTTTGATCGGTTCCCTTTCAAGCAGGAGCCGCTTTAATATATACACGACTCTACCATTTTGTTCGGAAAAATCCATTTTACTCCCATCGACAATCTCATTCCTAGCAGAGTCGTATGCCTCTTTAAATAGTTGCGAATCTATGATTTCCAATTTATACCCTTTCCCACGAATAGACTCAATATATATCCCTAACGATTGGCATTGCGATTGGAGCTCTTTTAGCTCCGTTCGCACTGTCCGATCACTTACCCCTAATTCTTTAGCAATCCACTCCGATGTAATAGGTTCGTTGTTCTGGATTAAAAATGACAAAATGTCTTTTTGCCTTTTTGTAAGCATGTTTCATCCCCCCATCTTGGCGATGGCATAGGTATATATTTTTGAATTATTATTTCTATTTCGTATTATTATAAAGAACTATCCTTTTAATTGTAAAGGAAGTTAGATAAAAGGGGCAGAACAAATTTGTTACATTAAAAGGGGGGATGAGTGAACATCCTTAGTAATCTAATGGATCACCGTTGTCATAAAAAGCTGCCAATCCGCAAACGCTTCCTTGGCAGCTTCCTTGCACACAAACGAACCTTATAATTCCCATTTCTCTATATCCATCTGAAGATGGCCATGAGCGCCAAAGAACATCGTTCGGTCATCCGGATATGGGAAAAACCGGGCAGTGAATGTCTCTTCGCCGTCATTGACGAACAATTCGATCGACGATGTATCTAAAAACACGTGGAGCGAACGGAGACGGGGCAGGCGGCATTGCCGCGTTTCCGTCAATCCATTCACAAAACTTTTCCGCTCAAGTGTCAGCACCCCTTCGTCGCTGTTGTAAATGAGGCGGGCGGCATGGCGAAAATGAATCTCCATCATGCTTCCAAGCAATTGAATACGATCAAGGCGAAGTTCGATGGCGTCTCCTTCAACTCCCGGCCACGACCGCAGCTCATTCGCCACAACGGCGTTCGGATACGCCACTTGTTGTTTGCGCAACTGTTTCAGTTCTTTCACTGGCGTTTGCCTCAGTTTGCCGTCAACAAGCCGAAGCTCGCGCGGCAAGGTGAGCGCGTGCACCCAGCGGTGGCCCACGGTCGGCTGGCGGTCTTCATTCTGATCCGGCACGCCCATCCAGCCGATGAGAATGCGCCGCCCGTTCCGGTCAAGCATCGTTTGCGGGGCGTAAAACTCAAAGCCGCGGTCAAGCTCCTCAAACGGCCCGTGGACGAATTCGGCCCGTCCATAGTCAAGGCGGCCGACAAAATAGCCTGACTGGTAAACGTTTTGATAGCGCATGCCGTCCGGTTGCAATCCCTGTGGGCAAACGATGAGCACATCTTGACCGTCTAACGGAAACAAGTCGGGGCATTCCCACATATAGCCGAACGGGCCGAGCCATTTCGAGTTCCCGCCGGCAATCGGGCCAAGATGTTCCCAATGGCAGAGGTCGCTAGAACGGAATAGAACCGCTTTCCCGTCGCCGCTTTTGCTTTGTGCTCCGATAATCATATACCAAAGCCCGTCTTTCCGCCACACTTTCGGGTCACGGAAATGAGCGGTATAGCCATCCGGCAGGTTGATCACGACCCCTTTTTTGGTAAAGTGAATGCCATCTTCCGACACGGCCATGCATTGGTATGTTTGGCGGTTTCCTTGGTCGTCCTTCACATTGCCGGTATAAAACAACACGAGCTTTCCGTCATCGTCAATGGCGCTGCCGGAGTAGCATCCGTTTTGGTCATACCATTCGCTTGGCGCTAAAGCAATCGGCTCCGCTTGCCAATGAACCAAGTCCGGGGACGTGTAATGTCCCCAGAACTTCGCTCCGTGGCCAGTGCGAAACGGCATCCATTGGTAAAAGACATGGTACGTCCCATTCCAATCGATCAGCCCGTTCGGGTCATTCATCAGCCCGACCGGGGGCATGAGATGATAGCGCAATCGATATGGATCGCGATGGACGAGATCTTGGTACTTTTCGATTTCGGCATAGGCTTGTTCCATGAGCTGCCGCTCGCGTTCGGATTTCATCCGCTTGCCCCCTCACTCTTCTTCTTCACGGAACTTTAGAAGGAATGTCGCCACAAACGCCGAACCGACGGCAATGGCAAAACCGATTAAGTAATGCATCAAGTTCGTCAACCCTTCCGGCGCGACGATGGCGATCATCGGGATGCCGGTCAGCCCATAGGCGTTCGCGACGACATTGGCAAACACGACATACGCCCCGCCGAGCGCGCCGCCGATGGCCGCGGCGATAAACGGTTTCCGGTATTTTAAGTTCACCCCGAAAATGACCGGTTCGGTAATGCCTAAAAACGCCGATAATGCCGCTGGTAAGGCGATTTCTTTCGTTTTCGCCCGCTTTGATTGGACGAAGACAGCCAATCCGGCGCCGCCTTGGGCGACGTTGGCCATCGACCAGATCGGCAGTAAATAGTTGACGCCAAGTTTCGCCAACAAGTTTGCTTCAATCGCATGGAAGCTGTGATGCACACCGGTAATGACAATCATCGAATACAACCCGCCAAAGATGAGACCGGCGAGCGCTCCCCCATAATGGTAAATGAAGTTGAGCGCCATAGTAATCCCGTCGCCAAGCCAATTGCCAAGCGGCCCGATGGCCAAAATCGTAATAAACCCGGTCGAAATGACCGTCACAAATGGAACGACAAGCAAACTGACTGCATGGGGAACGACTTGGCGCAAGCCGCGCTCGATTTTCGCCATCACATACGTCGCCAGCAAAATCGGCACCACTGTCCCTTGGTAGCCGACCATGGCAATATCAAAGCCGAGAAAATGCATATAGTTTGGCTTAGCCTCGGCCAACCCCCACGGATTTAATAGTGCCGGATGGGTCATAATCCCGCCGATGACCGCCCCTAAAAACGGCGTTCCTCCGAACTCTTTGGCAGCGCTAAAGCCGATTAAAATCGGCAAAATGATAAACGCCGCACTTGAGAACATATCAAGGAGGATATACAGCGGGCTGTCCGCCGCTACCCATTTGAACGCCTTCATCATCCCAAGCAACCCCATTAACAAGCCGCTCGCAACAATCGCCGGGATGATGGGCACAAAAATGTTCGACAACGTTTTCGCAAAGCGGGCGAGCGGATTCATTTTTTGCTTGATCGCTTCCTGGTGCGCATCCGTATGGCTTTGCGGCAAACCGGCTTCGCGGACAAATGATTCATACACTTTATTGACGACACCAGTGCCAAAAATGATTTGGAACTGACCAGAACTGGAAAACGCTCCTTTGACTCCCTCAAGATTTTCAATAGCTTTCACATCAGCCTTTTTGTCATCCTTTAAAACGAGCCGAAGCCTTGTTGCGCAATGGGCCGCGCTGATGACGTTTTCCTTTCCCCCTAATAGCGGAATAAGTTGTCGGGCGATTTGGCCGTACTGCATTGATGAACCCCTCTCCTTCTGAATGATGATTGGCAAAAGCA includes the following:
- a CDS encoding sucrose-specific PTS transporter subunit IIBC, producing MQYGQIARQLIPLLGGKENVISAAHCATRLRLVLKDDKKADVKAIENLEGVKGAFSSSGQFQIIFGTGVVNKVYESFVREAGLPQSHTDAHQEAIKQKMNPLARFAKTLSNIFVPIIPAIVASGLLMGLLGMMKAFKWVAADSPLYILLDMFSSAAFIILPILIGFSAAKEFGGTPFLGAVIGGIMTHPALLNPWGLAEAKPNYMHFLGFDIAMVGYQGTVVPILLATYVMAKIERGLRQVVPHAVSLLVVPFVTVISTGFITILAIGPLGNWLGDGITMALNFIYHYGGALAGLIFGGLYSMIVITGVHHSFHAIEANLLAKLGVNYLLPIWSMANVAQGGAGLAVFVQSKRAKTKEIALPAALSAFLGITEPVIFGVNLKYRKPFIAAAIGGALGGAYVVFANVVANAYGLTGIPMIAIVAPEGLTNLMHYLIGFAIAVGSAFVATFLLKFREEEE
- a CDS encoding BglG family transcription antiterminator; amino-acid sequence: MLTKRQKDILSFLIQNNEPITSEWIAKELGVSDRTVRTELKELQSQCQSLGIYIESIRGKGYKLEIIDSQLFKEAYDSARNEIVDGSKMDFSEQNGRVVYILKRLLLEREPIKLEHLEDELFVSKPTIQSDLKTVREILEKYKLKLVTRPHYGTIVEGEEYMKRLCFSNYILSRNNDLNVDFSSFTVLDQRLFRKIKEIIIKKVNEYKIEISDIALENLATHIAIACKRIKEGFVIENLDPDVTGKHPLEKIVAEEIVKGVEEFTSLTFPRSEIDYIIVHLLGTKLIHKETLNRFSEFDELGTIIQCMLKRLKTELNWDFYEDTEFIQALTLHIRPAMNRLRYNMNIRNPLLNEIKTRYPSAFEGAVIASKCIENHLGMEVGEHEIAYIALHIGVALERLKTRQKKAKRVIIVCASGVGSAKLLLYRLQNAFKEEIEVVASTNYYQLRDYDLSSIDFVISTIPINDDIGVPVQVVNTFLDEEDINNIRKKLSPMKSDEKEKYLDESRVFVQKDFRDKESVINFMCNELYKQGLVSKGYVNLVLERESIAPTNFGNLVAIPHPLTPETEETFWTVCTLKRPIEWHGKHKVQLVCLLNIKKGPTGDLDRMYQKLIAILEDKSIVRKVIKSESAKEIVEILNT
- a CDS encoding glycoside hydrolase family 32 protein, which encodes MKSERERQLMEQAYAEIEKYQDLVHRDPYRLRYHLMPPVGLMNDPNGLIDWNGTYHVFYQWMPFRTGHGAKFWGHYTSPDLVHWQAEPIALAPSEWYDQNGCYSGSAIDDDGKLVLFYTGNVKDDQGNRQTYQCMAVSEDGIHFTKKGVVINLPDGYTAHFRDPKVWRKDGLWYMIIGAQSKSGDGKAVLFRSSDLCHWEHLGPIAGGNSKWLGPFGYMWECPDLFPLDGQDVLIVCPQGLQPDGMRYQNVYQSGYFVGRLDYGRAEFVHGPFEELDRGFEFYAPQTMLDRNGRRILIGWMGVPDQNEDRQPTVGHRWVHALTLPRELRLVDGKLRQTPVKELKQLRKQQVAYPNAVVANELRSWPGVEGDAIELRLDRIQLLGSMMEIHFRHAARLIYNSDEGVLTLERKSFVNGLTETRQCRLPRLRSLHVFLDTSSIELFVNDGEETFTARFFPYPDDRTMFFGAHGHLQMDIEKWEL